The genome window GGCCGCTGACGCTCTTGAGAGGAAACGGGAGCAGCTCGCGTTCGCGTGCAGACGTTTCGCGTCGACGGGGGCGGACGTGGCTGCAATCAGCGGTTAAATGCGCTCGGCCGGTTGCGTAAGCGGTCTGGGCCGCATCGGCTGCGGCCCCACGGGCTCCACGGAGCGCGAGGCAGGCGCCGCGCGGCCGTTCGGCGAGAGCGCGAGCGCGTTTCCAGTGCGCTGCACTTTAAAGCCCGTGGGGGAGCGCAGGTGCACAACTCTGCTCACGGCCTCCAGAAAcctgcaacaggaagcagaaaagAGGGCGATGCTGCTGTTCGTCCACATTAGCACATTTAGCCTCTTGCAGGGTTGGACGCAGGGCTGCAGGCTCCACGTGACGACTCACTGGTTGTGCGTCTATCACTGCTTCTGTAtaaacacatataaacacagcTTTCTAGTCTCCTGATGATCCTGAATGTCATTTCCAACAGCAGTCAAACGCTCACAGATGCTTCTGTTCAGCTCCAGAGGTGCAGTCAGAGCGTCTGGTTACTATTTTAAAGCCGTATTTAGCATCAGATTTAGCTTTGTGCGCACACAACAACACGCGTGTGtcccagacacaaacaaaaggcCGTCTCTGTTTACAGATCCCTCCTGTCAGAGAGCTTTTATTTCCAGTTCACCATTCGTCTCCCAAACTGACTCATCCCCTCGTCACCTGCCGCCGTCCACTGTTTGTCTGCTGGAGGGGGCCATAAATAGAAATCACTTTTAAAGCTTTGTGAGGACATCAGATAGATCAGTGGATTGTGTCggtgaggaggcagagcggCCCTGCTGGTTACCGCGACGACAGGCTGCACTCCGGCTCTTCAGGTTATGtaatagctgtgtgtgtgtgtgtgtgtgtgtgtgtgtgtgtgtgtgtgtgtgtgtgtgtgtgtgtgtgttcttgcatTAATTCACACGTGCCAGGGTCTAAGGAGTGAGGGTCGGGGGAATAAAGGAAAGCAATCACTGAGAATAAtcccgctgcagcagagaccGGACCTGCTAGGAATGAGTGAGGCTgatgggttctgtgtgtgtttgtgtgactcagctccagctccagctcgctCCGCCCTGGCGTCCCCCTTGGCGAGTAGCATTTAGAATTACTTAAGCCTTCACTGCAGATAATTAGCATTTTCAGTAACTCTCGGGCTGCAGATCGGAGCCACAGCATCAGCGGCTGCTCGTCCATCGCTGACGTCGGAAAGCAAAAGATCATGATACACACATAGTCGTCACATTTTATATATCCCCCTTAATATATAATactaaaaatgcatttaaaataagAGGATCAAAACAGTGCCCCCTACGGTCACACTAGTCCAAACGTTATCAGGACTGAAAGAAAAATTGATGCTATTAAACTTAATTACAACTTATTAACACGTTCCTTCTCTTGTTCCACAGTTCCAACAGCTCTCAGCCGAAACGTCCGTACCCCAGTTTTCTCCCCCCCGAAACAGCGACCCATCATGAGTTCCTCTCCGCTGGTGTCCCGTGCCAACATGGACATCCTGGACGAGCTGCAGCTGATCGCGGCTCAGAACCTGGAACGACTGGAGGTCAACAAGTACTACGAGGTGATCCGGGAGCTGGGCAAAGGCACCTATGGGAAGGTGGACCTGGTGATCCACAAGATCAGAGGTGAGGACACGCACATTATTCAGTTTAAATCCTGATCCAAACATCAACGGAAAGACTGTATCTCACGTCTCTTGCCCCTAAAAGGGACAAAAATGGCTCTGAAGttcctgaagaagaagacgaccaaGCTGAAGTCCTTCCTGCGGGAGTACAGCATCTCCCTCTACCTGTCTCCCTGTCCGTTCATCATCAACATGTTCGGCATCGCCTTCGAGACCGACGAGTACTACGTGTTTGCGCAGGAGTACGCTTTGGCCGGAGACCTCTTCGATATCATTCCTCCACAGGTGCCGCGGCGCCGCCGTTGTTTTCGCAGAGCGTCTTCCGTCTTGCGacactctgacctctgacctccgcgTCTTTCAGGTGGGTCTTCCCGAAGCCGTGGCCAAGCGCTGCGTGCACCAAGTGGCCATCGCCCTCGACTACCTGCACTGTAAGAAGCTGGTGCACCGGGACATCAAACCGGAAAACATCCTCATTTTCGACCGAGAGTGCCGCAAGGTCAAGCTGTCGGACTTCGGCATGACCCGCCGGGCCGGCTCCCCCGTTGAAAAGGGTGATAAGGACGGCTTTGCGTGCGATTTCAGAGCTGAAGGTGTGGTTCTGACGTGCCGAGGTTCTCCCTCCAGGTGAGCGGCACCATCCCCTACACGGCGCCGGAGCTGTGCGACGTGTCCCGCCACGAGGGCTTCTGCGTGGACTACAGCACCGACGTGTGGGCCTTCGGCGTGCTGCTCTTCTGCATGCTCACCGGCAACTTCCCCTGGGAGAAGGCGCTGCCGTCCGACTCCTTCTACCAGGAGGTTCATCCGCTGGCAGAGGCGGCGGACCAACGCCGTGCCGTCGCAGTGGCGCCGCTTCACCGAGCAGGCGCTGCGCATGTTCCGCCGGCTGCTCTCCGTGGAGCAGGACCGCCGCTGCTCCGTCAAGGAGGTGTTCGGCTACTTCAGCCACTCCTGGATGCTGGACGccgagaacaacaacaacaacggcaACAGCAACGCGGGGAGCGCCGGCGGGGGGGAGAGGGCCggcggggaggggggagggggaggaggcggggcgcACGGGGAGGCGGACGGCACcagctcctcgtcttcctccggggaagaggacgaggagctCCTGGTGGAGAGGATGAAGCAGCAGACTCTGTCACCTCTCTCTCCGCTGTCGCCCTTGTCTCCGGTGACGGCGGAGAGGGGGAACGGCGGCGGCAACGGCAAAGGCGGCAACGATGGAGCCGGGCGGCAGCCACCACTTCGTGTCCGTCTCCACCAACAGCTCCGTGTAGTCCACCAACAGCTATGACACGGGTGCCGCGGGAGAGAACAGCTCGCCGGGACGGCCGCATGCTTGGTGGCGACGCCCATCGAGATCTGCGTCTGAGCGCGCGCCGCCTCTTTTATTACCTCTGAGCGAAGCATCGACGCGCATGCATGGAGTAAAAACACGCCAAACTGAGACACATCTGTTTTCAAAATCTGGAGAAGGGAAGCGCACACGCACGGAGAGCGTAACAGGAAGTACCTGCAGACGGCACATTATGACCCCATTTAATCAACGATGCGTTCACCACGCTGTG of Betta splendens chromosome 19, fBetSpl5.4, whole genome shotgun sequence contains these proteins:
- the bsk146 gene encoding LOW QUALITY PROTEIN: serine/threonine-protein kinase SBK1 (The sequence of the model RefSeq protein was modified relative to this genomic sequence to represent the inferred CDS: deleted 4 bases in 3 codons; substituted 1 base at 1 genomic stop codon), with the protein product MSSSPLVSRANMDILDELQLIAAQNLERLEVNKYYEVIRELGKGTYGKVDLVIHKIRGTKMALKFLKKKTTKLKSFLREYSISLYLSPCPFIINMFGIAFETDEYYVFAQEYALAGDLFDIIPPQVGLPEAVAKRCVHQVAIALDYLHCKKLVHRDIKPENILIFDRECRKVKLSDFGMTRRAGSPVEKVSGTIPYTAPELCDVSRHEGFCVDYSTDVWAFGVLLFCMLTGNFPWEKALPSDSFYQEFIRWQRRRTNAVPSQWRRFTEQALRMFRRLLSVEQDRRCSVKEVFGYFSHSWMLDAENNNNNGNSNAGSAGGGERAGGEGGGGGGGAHGEADGTSSSSSSGEEDEELLVERMKQQTLSPLSPLSPLSPVTAERGNGGGNGKGGTMEPGGSHHFVSVSTNSSVXSTNSYDTGAAGENSSPGAACLVATPIEICV